From a single Micromonospora sp. WMMD1102 genomic region:
- a CDS encoding ABC transporter permease subunit, whose amino-acid sequence MSAPTTAGPPPVTVESDPPGPVATRRRRRKARRTWRQAIRRDWQLYSLALLPLLFFLIFRYLPMLGNVIAFRRFQPGGNIFGEYWVGLRYVKMFLSDPTFWEVFTNTLILGTLTLVIVFPLPVILALLLNEVRTRKLKRFVQSVSYLPHFLSIVIVAAMVMQLLSTDGTVNQVVKAAGEDAIPFLQRPEWFRTIYVSSEVWQTVGWGTILYLAALTTIDDNLYEAARIDGANRWRQTWHVTLPGIRPTMVTLLILNIGTFMAVGFEKILLLYNPLTYPTADVISTYLFRMAFQSSNFSYAAAIGLFEALIGLTLILSANAISRRTVGTSLW is encoded by the coding sequence ATGAGTGCACCGACGACCGCCGGCCCGCCGCCCGTGACGGTCGAGTCCGATCCGCCGGGTCCGGTTGCGACCCGCCGCCGTCGCCGCAAGGCCCGCCGGACGTGGCGGCAGGCGATTCGCCGGGACTGGCAGCTCTATTCCCTGGCACTACTGCCCCTGCTGTTCTTCCTCATCTTCCGCTACCTGCCGATGCTGGGCAACGTAATTGCGTTCCGGCGCTTCCAGCCCGGCGGCAACATCTTCGGCGAGTACTGGGTCGGCCTGCGCTACGTGAAGATGTTCCTGAGCGACCCGACGTTCTGGGAGGTCTTCACCAACACGCTGATCCTGGGCACGCTCACCCTGGTCATCGTCTTCCCGCTGCCGGTGATCCTGGCGCTGCTGCTCAACGAGGTCCGGACCCGCAAGCTAAAGCGCTTCGTCCAGTCGGTCTCCTACCTGCCGCACTTCCTCTCGATCGTGATCGTGGCCGCGATGGTGATGCAGCTGCTCTCCACCGACGGCACGGTGAACCAGGTCGTGAAGGCGGCCGGCGAGGACGCCATCCCGTTCCTGCAACGGCCGGAGTGGTTCCGGACCATCTACGTCTCCTCCGAGGTGTGGCAGACGGTCGGCTGGGGGACCATCCTCTACCTCGCCGCCCTCACCACGATCGACGACAACCTCTACGAGGCGGCCCGGATCGACGGCGCGAACCGGTGGCGGCAGACCTGGCACGTGACGCTGCCCGGCATCCGACCCACCATGGTCACGCTGCTGATCCTCAACATCGGCACCTTCATGGCGGTCGGCTTCGAGAAGATCCTGCTGCTCTACAACCCGTTGACGTACCCGACAGCGGACGTGATCTCCACGTACCTGTTCCGGATGGCGTTCCAGTCCAGCAACTTTAGCTACGCCGCCGCGATCGGGCTCTTCGAGGCCCTGATCGGGCTGACCCTGATCCTGTCCGCGAACGCGATCTCCCGCCGCACAGTGGGGACGAGCCTGTGGTGA
- a CDS encoding carbohydrate ABC transporter permease, with amino-acid sequence MTVDSSTAHPEAADPERATERLGRPRRRRGIQDTRGYRVFRVFNAIVLTGVVVVTLYPFLNIVARSLSDEAYIIAGQVTIWPRGFTTGTYELVMRDSLFWTNYRNTVVYTVVATAIAMVLTTCFAYVLSKHHLKGRTALIGIAVFTMFFNGGLIPNYVLISSLGMTNTIWAIVLPNAISVFNLLVMKAFFESLPVDLEEAAAVDGLNTYGILLRIVIPLSKAVIATMVLFYAVSFWNSWFSAFLYMDRQDLLPVTVYLRNLIAGAVGSENVGAVTEANEVQAEATLKSVTIVLTTLPILLVYPFVQRYFVSGVMLGAVKG; translated from the coding sequence GTGACCGTCGACTCCAGCACCGCCCACCCCGAGGCCGCCGACCCGGAGCGGGCCACCGAGCGGCTCGGCCGGCCCCGGCGGCGCCGAGGCATCCAGGACACCCGGGGCTACCGGGTCTTCCGGGTGTTCAACGCCATCGTGCTGACCGGCGTGGTGGTGGTGACGCTCTACCCGTTCCTGAACATCGTGGCCCGGTCGCTCAGCGACGAGGCGTACATCATCGCCGGCCAGGTGACGATCTGGCCGCGTGGGTTCACCACCGGCACGTACGAGCTGGTGATGAGGGACTCGCTGTTCTGGACCAACTACCGGAACACCGTGGTCTACACCGTCGTCGCCACCGCGATCGCGATGGTGCTGACCACCTGCTTCGCGTACGTGCTCTCCAAGCACCACCTCAAGGGGCGTACCGCGCTGATCGGCATCGCGGTGTTCACCATGTTCTTCAACGGCGGTCTGATCCCCAACTACGTGCTGATCAGCAGCCTCGGCATGACGAACACCATCTGGGCGATCGTGCTGCCCAACGCGATAAGCGTGTTCAACCTGCTGGTGATGAAGGCGTTCTTCGAGAGCCTGCCGGTCGACCTGGAGGAGGCCGCCGCCGTCGACGGGCTGAACACGTACGGGATCCTGCTGCGGATCGTGATACCGCTGTCGAAGGCGGTGATCGCCACGATGGTCCTCTTCTACGCCGTCTCGTTCTGGAACTCGTGGTTCTCCGCGTTCCTCTACATGGACCGGCAGGACCTGCTCCCGGTCACCGTCTACCTGCGCAACCTGATCGCCGGGGCGGTCGGCTCCGAGAACGTCGGCGCCGTCACCGAGGCGAACGAGGTACAGGCCGAGGCAACCCTGAAGTCTGTGACCATCGTGCTCACCACCCTGCCCATCCTGCTGGTCTACCCCTTCGTGCAGCGGTACTTCGTGTCCGGCGTGATGCTCGGTGCGGTGAAGGGATAG
- a CDS encoding extracellular solute-binding protein, with the protein MFQRARRRAAVVAAGALTLSLVACGSGDESDAEDLSANRAGAMAELGVNQQFKATEPVKFSILYNNHPNYPYKADWMFWSELNKRTNVTLEPVSVPLSDYEQKRSLLIGAGDAPMIIPKTYPSSEDTFVSSGAILPVSDYLDLMPNFKDKIEKWNLAPEINQRRQADGKFYLLPGVHEKPWHDYSLAIRTDILKELNLEIPKTWDELYTVLKAMKAKYPNTFPFSDRWSQPNPAGNLLNILAASYGMEGAGWNFQHVSWDANAKKLFYTGASENYRQMLTYLNKLVKEGLLDPESFTQTDDNARQKLANGKSFVIGSNAQTLDNDYRPDLAKTLPNATLTKIPLPVGPAGEINPASRLENGIMISKKARDSKNFVAMMQFIDWLFYSDAGQEFARLGVEGTTFTKDAAGKYTLTPDVRMIAINPKAPKHLQKDFGFANGVFAYGGKPELVQSFFSAEEQEFQKVMNARTPRPVMPPYPFTDEEREQISLWATPLKDFVYQATLQFILGQRDLAQWDAYLTELKGKNMDAYMEKVQEAYERYQKEHG; encoded by the coding sequence ATGTTCCAACGAGCCCGGCGCCGAGCAGCGGTGGTAGCTGCCGGCGCGCTCACCCTATCGCTCGTCGCCTGCGGCAGTGGCGACGAGTCGGATGCCGAGGACCTGTCGGCGAACCGGGCCGGCGCGATGGCCGAACTCGGCGTCAACCAGCAGTTCAAGGCGACCGAACCGGTGAAGTTCTCCATTCTCTACAACAACCACCCGAACTACCCCTACAAGGCCGACTGGATGTTCTGGTCCGAGCTGAACAAGCGGACCAACGTCACGCTCGAACCGGTCTCGGTGCCACTGAGCGACTACGAGCAGAAGCGCAGCCTGCTGATCGGTGCCGGCGACGCGCCGATGATCATCCCGAAGACGTACCCGAGTTCCGAGGACACCTTCGTCTCCTCCGGCGCCATCCTGCCGGTCAGCGACTACCTCGACCTGATGCCGAACTTCAAGGACAAGATCGAGAAGTGGAACCTGGCCCCTGAGATCAACCAGCGGCGCCAGGCGGACGGCAAGTTCTACCTGCTGCCCGGGGTGCACGAGAAGCCCTGGCACGACTACTCGCTGGCGATCCGGACCGACATCCTCAAAGAGCTGAACCTGGAGATCCCGAAGACCTGGGACGAGCTCTACACGGTGCTCAAGGCGATGAAGGCGAAGTACCCGAACACCTTCCCCTTCTCCGACCGGTGGAGCCAGCCGAACCCGGCCGGCAACCTGCTGAACATCCTCGCCGCGTCGTACGGGATGGAGGGCGCCGGCTGGAACTTCCAGCACGTGAGCTGGGACGCGAACGCCAAGAAGCTCTTCTACACCGGCGCCAGCGAGAACTACCGGCAGATGCTGACCTACCTGAACAAGTTGGTGAAGGAAGGGCTGCTCGACCCGGAGAGCTTCACCCAGACCGACGACAACGCCCGGCAGAAGCTGGCGAACGGCAAGTCGTTCGTGATCGGCAGCAACGCGCAGACGCTGGACAACGACTACCGGCCGGACCTGGCGAAGACGCTGCCGAACGCGACGCTCACCAAGATCCCGCTGCCGGTCGGCCCGGCCGGTGAGATCAACCCGGCTTCCCGGCTGGAGAACGGCATCATGATCTCCAAGAAGGCCCGGGACAGCAAGAACTTCGTCGCGATGATGCAGTTCATCGACTGGCTGTTCTACTCCGACGCCGGCCAGGAGTTCGCCCGGCTGGGCGTGGAGGGAACCACCTTCACCAAGGACGCCGCCGGCAAGTACACCCTCACCCCGGACGTCCGGATGATCGCGATCAACCCGAAGGCACCGAAGCACCTCCAGAAGGACTTCGGCTTCGCCAACGGCGTCTTCGCCTACGGCGGCAAGCCCGAGCTGGTGCAGTCCTTCTTCTCCGCGGAGGAGCAGGAGTTCCAGAAGGTGATGAACGCCCGGACCCCACGGCCGGTGATGCCGCCGTACCCGTTCACCGACGAGGAACGCGAGCAGATCTCGCTCTGGGCGACGCCGCTGAAGGACTTCGTCTACCAGGCGACGCTCCAGTTCATCCTCGGGCAGCGGGACCTCGCCCAGTGGGACGCCTACCTGACCGAACTCAAGGGCAAGAACATGGACGCCTACATGGAGAAGGTCCAGGAGGCGTACGAGCGGTACCAGAAGGAACACGGCTGA
- a CDS encoding DUF624 domain-containing protein — protein MNDNARVGARFGTGPLSRVMALVYSLLVVELLLVLTTLPGLVPLFLLDRHASNLPLVALCALPLGPALSAALYALRHHRPDLTDLNPATLFWRGYRANALGVLAIWVPWLAWLTIVALNLSYFGAAGVPGWWRVPLLLIALGATLWLGNALVITSLFRFRVRDVARLALHFLGYAPGVTLGNVCLLVVAAGIVWVTSEAVLGLLGSVLVLALLRNSRPLVGKVEKEFTA, from the coding sequence ATGAACGACAACGCACGGGTCGGCGCCCGGTTCGGCACCGGGCCGCTCTCCCGGGTCATGGCACTGGTCTACAGCCTGCTGGTGGTGGAGCTGCTGCTGGTCCTGACCACCCTGCCCGGGCTGGTCCCGCTCTTCCTGCTGGACCGGCACGCCAGCAACCTTCCGTTGGTCGCGCTCTGCGCGCTGCCGCTCGGCCCGGCACTGTCCGCCGCGCTCTACGCGCTGCGCCACCACCGCCCGGACCTGACCGACCTGAACCCGGCGACGCTGTTCTGGCGCGGCTACCGGGCCAACGCCCTGGGCGTACTGGCGATCTGGGTGCCCTGGCTCGCCTGGTTGACGATCGTCGCGCTGAACCTGAGCTACTTCGGCGCGGCCGGGGTGCCCGGCTGGTGGCGGGTGCCGCTGCTGCTGATCGCGCTCGGCGCCACCCTGTGGCTCGGGAACGCCCTGGTGATCACCTCGCTGTTCCGCTTCCGGGTCCGGGACGTCGCCCGGCTGGCGCTGCACTTCCTCGGGTACGCCCCGGGGGTGACGCTCGGCAACGTCTGCCTGCTGGTGGTGGCGGCCGGCATCGTCTGGGTCACCTCGGAGGCGGTCCTCGGGCTGCTGGGCTCGGTGCTGGTGCTGGCCCTGCTCCGCAACAGCCGCCCGCTGGTCGGCAAGGTCGAGAAGGAGTTCACCGCGTGA
- a CDS encoding beta-galactosidase, giving the protein MSLPSVPKIAFGGDYNPEQWPEEVWKQDYRLFDAARIDTVTLGVFDWALLQPAPDRYDFTLLDRIVERAGAQRRRICLATATGAHPAWLAKAHPEVTRTDFEGRRHRYGQRHNSCPSSPVFRRLSTELARRIARRYAGSPAVIAWHVGNEYGGACYCDLCAAGFRAWLRDRYGSLDALNAAWYTTFWSHTFTDWDEIEPPSALTEHWRGPNHTAFQGITLDYLRFMSEAMLANFTDEKAAIRESSPDVPVTTNFMGMYRPIDYHRWAPHLDFASWDNYPPDDNSPAWMALNHDLMRGLKDGQPFWLMEQTPSHTAARDVNPVKRPGVMRLWSWQAVAHGADAVLFFQLRASRGACEKYHGAVIGHAGRDDTRVFREVAELGAELDRLGPTTLGARTPARVALLFDWDSWWALEISDGPSRLLRYQQIVHAYYRALWTAGVDVDVVPVTADLTGCQVVVAPALHMLKGDLAQRLAAVAQRGGSVLTTFLSGRVDEDDNAFLADVPGPLGPLLGIRVDEWDARPPEVVNPVRLHDAEAGAAGAGGGDGGEVEVESRLLFELVTPQGAEVLGTYQADFYAGTPAVTRNSHGAGHGWYVAAGLDQPGVDWVVRRVLERHDLLGPYAELPELESTVRVAPDGTRLRFLLNHGAEPVETTAYAAGTDLLGGERIEVGQPIRLAPTGVLVLREDATGPAGRQVTGSPADREGTP; this is encoded by the coding sequence GTGAGCCTGCCGAGCGTCCCGAAGATCGCCTTCGGCGGGGACTACAACCCGGAGCAGTGGCCCGAGGAGGTCTGGAAGCAGGACTACCGGCTCTTCGACGCCGCCCGGATCGACACGGTCACCCTCGGCGTCTTCGACTGGGCGCTGCTCCAGCCCGCCCCGGACCGCTACGACTTCACCCTGCTGGACCGGATCGTCGAGCGGGCCGGCGCGCAGCGCCGGCGAATCTGCCTGGCCACCGCCACCGGAGCACATCCGGCCTGGCTGGCGAAGGCACATCCGGAGGTGACCCGGACGGACTTCGAGGGGCGCCGGCACCGGTACGGGCAGCGGCACAACTCCTGCCCCAGCTCCCCCGTCTTCCGTCGACTCTCCACCGAACTGGCTCGCCGGATCGCCCGCCGGTACGCCGGCAGCCCGGCGGTAATCGCCTGGCACGTCGGCAACGAGTACGGCGGCGCCTGCTACTGCGACCTCTGCGCCGCCGGCTTCCGGGCCTGGCTGCGCGACCGGTACGGCAGCCTCGACGCGCTCAACGCGGCCTGGTACACCACCTTCTGGTCGCACACCTTCACCGACTGGGACGAGATCGAGCCGCCGTCGGCGCTGACCGAGCACTGGCGCGGGCCGAACCACACCGCCTTCCAGGGCATCACCCTCGACTACCTGCGCTTCATGTCCGAGGCGATGCTTGCCAACTTCACCGACGAGAAGGCGGCGATCCGCGAGTCGAGCCCGGACGTCCCGGTCACCACCAACTTCATGGGGATGTACCGGCCGATCGACTACCATCGCTGGGCACCGCACCTCGACTTCGCCTCCTGGGACAACTACCCGCCGGACGACAACTCCCCGGCCTGGATGGCGCTGAACCACGACCTGATGCGCGGGCTCAAGGACGGCCAGCCGTTCTGGCTGATGGAGCAGACCCCGAGCCACACCGCGGCCCGGGACGTCAACCCGGTCAAGCGGCCCGGGGTGATGCGGCTGTGGAGCTGGCAGGCGGTGGCGCACGGCGCCGACGCGGTCCTCTTCTTCCAGCTGCGCGCCTCCCGGGGCGCCTGCGAGAAATACCACGGCGCGGTCATCGGGCACGCCGGGCGGGACGACACCCGGGTCTTCCGCGAGGTGGCCGAACTCGGCGCCGAACTGGACCGGCTCGGCCCGACGACGCTGGGCGCCCGCACGCCGGCCCGGGTCGCCCTGCTCTTCGACTGGGACAGCTGGTGGGCGCTGGAGATCTCCGACGGCCCGTCGCGGCTGCTGCGCTACCAGCAGATCGTGCACGCGTACTACAGGGCGCTCTGGACGGCCGGCGTCGACGTCGACGTCGTACCGGTGACCGCCGACCTCACCGGCTGTCAGGTGGTGGTCGCGCCGGCACTGCACATGCTCAAGGGTGACCTGGCGCAGCGGCTGGCGGCGGTGGCGCAGCGCGGCGGTTCGGTGCTCACCACCTTCCTGTCCGGCCGGGTCGACGAGGACGACAACGCGTTCCTGGCCGACGTGCCCGGACCGCTCGGCCCGCTGCTGGGAATCCGGGTCGACGAGTGGGACGCCCGCCCGCCCGAGGTGGTGAACCCGGTACGCCTGCACGACGCCGAGGCAGGAGCAGCCGGTGCCGGCGGAGGCGACGGCGGCGAGGTCGAGGTCGAGTCGCGGCTGCTCTTCGAGCTGGTGACCCCGCAGGGTGCCGAGGTGCTCGGCACCTACCAGGCGGACTTCTACGCCGGCACCCCGGCGGTGACCCGGAACAGTCACGGTGCCGGCCACGGCTGGTACGTCGCCGCCGGCCTCGACCAGCCGGGAGTGGACTGGGTGGTACGGCGGGTGCTGGAGCGGCACGACCTGCTCGGCCCGTACGCGGAACTGCCCGAGCTGGAGTCGACGGTGCGGGTCGCCCCGGACGGGACACGGCTGCGGTTCCTACTCAACCACGGCGCCGAGCCGGTCGAGACGACCGCGTACGCCGCCGGCACCGACCTGCTCGGCGGAGAGCGGATCGAGGTCGGCCAGCCGATCCGGCTCGCCCCGACGGGAGTGCTGGTGCTGCGCGAGGACGCCACCGGGCCGGCCGGTCGACAGGTGACCGGCTCACCGGCAGACCGGGAAGGAACACCGTGA
- a CDS encoding alpha-glucuronidase — translation MNTAELAPVHPAWLPPEAFRATGGRRTLVCGEGMLVATVHDEVARACARYGGTITRHPGVDGGGPYDLVFVLGSAGTLPAGTLPAGVSEAVADAVAAAVREPGPDEHGYTAGDGLGPEGFALVRRHGVTVVLADEPAGLLYGLFEVVRLGAAAFGADRPARRHRPAMRLRLVSHWDNVDVHPRMGQVERGYAGGSIFWRDGAPRHDAERVRGYARLLAACGFNAMTVNNVNVHGTATRLLTDRLDDVAEIAELVRPYGIRVHLSVNFAAPVALGELPTADPLDGDVRAWWAKAARRLHETIPDFGGFMVKADSEGQPGPDRYGRSHADGANMLADALAPYGGVVHWRAFVYNHHQDWRDRSVDRARAAYDHFTPFDGQFRENVILQVKHGPMDFQVREPVSPVLAAMPGTRLAVEVQATQEYTGQQRHVCYLGPSWSEVLRFAPWGEGGPTVASVVAGTTGHGTPTPPTGDSPTGDSPTGGDLPGASAGGGLVVVSNVGDDHYWTGHPLAQANLYAAGRLGWAPDLDPVAVLDEWIELTFTPSGTGDPELLRGTLHALLDDSWHTYERYTAPLGVGFMVRPNTHYGPDVDGYEYSRWGTYHYADRDGVGADRTRATGTGFTGQYPQPWADRYESLERCPDELLLFFHHVPYQHVLHSGSTVIQHIYDSRFAGAEEVAGMVRRWAGIAGSGLVDPALHARVTERLAEQSRSAEEWRDKVNSYFLRKSGVPDAHDRPIY, via the coding sequence GTGAACACCGCCGAGCTTGCGCCCGTACACCCGGCGTGGTTGCCGCCGGAGGCGTTCCGGGCGACAGGTGGCCGCCGGACCCTGGTCTGCGGCGAGGGCATGCTGGTGGCGACGGTGCACGACGAGGTGGCCCGGGCCTGCGCCCGGTACGGCGGCACGATCACCCGGCACCCCGGCGTCGACGGGGGCGGACCGTACGACCTGGTCTTCGTGCTCGGGTCGGCCGGGACGCTGCCGGCCGGGACGCTGCCGGCCGGCGTGTCGGAGGCAGTCGCGGACGCGGTGGCGGCGGCGGTCCGCGAACCGGGGCCGGACGAGCACGGGTACACGGCCGGGGACGGGCTCGGGCCGGAGGGTTTCGCGCTGGTCCGTCGGCACGGCGTGACGGTGGTGCTGGCCGACGAGCCGGCCGGGCTGCTCTACGGGCTGTTCGAGGTGGTCCGGCTCGGCGCGGCGGCGTTCGGCGCCGACCGCCCGGCACGGCGGCACCGGCCGGCGATGCGGCTGCGGCTGGTCAGCCACTGGGACAACGTCGACGTGCACCCGAGGATGGGGCAGGTCGAGCGGGGTTACGCCGGCGGCTCGATCTTCTGGCGGGACGGTGCGCCGCGGCACGACGCCGAGCGGGTACGCGGCTACGCCCGGCTGCTGGCCGCCTGCGGCTTCAACGCGATGACGGTGAACAACGTCAACGTGCACGGTACGGCGACCCGGCTGCTGACCGACCGGCTCGACGACGTCGCCGAGATCGCCGAACTGGTCCGCCCGTACGGGATCCGGGTGCACCTGTCGGTGAACTTCGCCGCGCCGGTCGCGCTCGGCGAGCTGCCGACCGCCGACCCGCTGGACGGGGACGTGCGGGCCTGGTGGGCCAAGGCCGCCCGGCGGCTGCACGAGACGATCCCGGACTTCGGCGGGTTCATGGTGAAGGCCGACTCCGAGGGGCAGCCCGGCCCGGACCGGTACGGGCGCAGCCACGCCGACGGCGCGAACATGCTCGCCGACGCCCTGGCACCGTACGGCGGGGTGGTGCACTGGCGGGCCTTCGTCTACAACCACCACCAGGACTGGCGGGACCGCTCCGTCGACCGGGCCCGGGCAGCGTACGACCACTTCACGCCCTTCGACGGCCAGTTCCGGGAGAACGTGATCCTCCAGGTGAAGCACGGGCCGATGGACTTCCAGGTCCGCGAGCCGGTCTCACCGGTCCTCGCCGCGATGCCGGGCACCCGGCTGGCCGTGGAGGTGCAGGCGACCCAGGAGTACACCGGGCAGCAGCGGCACGTCTGCTATCTCGGCCCGTCCTGGAGCGAGGTGCTGCGGTTCGCGCCCTGGGGGGAGGGCGGCCCGACGGTCGCCTCGGTGGTCGCCGGCACGACCGGCCACGGCACGCCGACACCCCCGACCGGCGACTCCCCTACCGGCGACTCCCCGACCGGCGGCGACCTGCCGGGGGCGTCGGCCGGGGGTGGGCTGGTGGTGGTCTCCAACGTCGGCGACGACCACTACTGGACCGGGCACCCGCTCGCCCAGGCGAACCTGTACGCCGCCGGCCGGCTCGGCTGGGCCCCCGACCTCGACCCGGTGGCCGTACTCGACGAGTGGATCGAACTCACCTTCACGCCGTCGGGGACCGGCGATCCGGAGCTGCTGCGCGGGACGCTGCACGCGCTGCTGGACGACTCGTGGCACACCTACGAGCGGTACACGGCGCCGCTCGGGGTCGGCTTCATGGTCCGGCCGAACACCCACTACGGGCCGGACGTGGACGGCTACGAGTACTCGCGCTGGGGCACCTACCACTACGCCGACCGGGACGGCGTCGGGGCGGACCGGACCCGGGCCACCGGAACGGGGTTCACCGGCCAGTACCCGCAGCCCTGGGCGGACCGCTACGAATCGCTGGAGCGGTGCCCGGACGAGCTGCTGCTCTTCTTCCACCACGTGCCGTACCAGCACGTGCTGCACAGCGGGTCGACGGTGATCCAGCACATCTACGACAGCCGCTTCGCCGGGGCGGAGGAGGTGGCCGGGATGGTCCGGCGGTGGGCCGGGATCGCCGGCTCGGGTCTGGTCGACCCGGCCCTGCACGCCCGGGTGACCGAGCGGCTCGCCGAGCAGTCGCGCTCCGCCGAGGAGTGGCGCGACAAGGTGAACAGCTATTTCCTCCGCAAGTCCGGGGTACCGGACGCGCACGACCGACCGATTTACTGA
- a CDS encoding serine hydrolase translates to MSESVSRRAAIGMGAAAAALVATGQPAAAAPPATVAVGRAPVSGPGAPAGPLGPTGTAQATIRQAYAAQKARARGVWHSHIAMVNSAGTLETVVADDVDKVTHGYSVQKLAVAVAVMDKIDRGELRLDQKLDLTADIILGGTGIYFLHTVWGDDVTVANFLTAMLLVSDNTAVRMCGRVVPALEINEILAAKGFTHTRVEPVANPNRFFLGVTTPRETHDLLWRLANKTIVTPKSANFLLGILRWINGYHDGVRRNMSSAERSRIATKYGADYDELGAARHEAGIMFDAAGAPTLTYAMFADSLGDLDNYGATHPAVQAHAALGRVMFDSIATVTNRTAKARHSVDPFHPVSGG, encoded by the coding sequence GTGTCGGAGAGCGTCAGCCGCCGGGCGGCGATCGGGATGGGGGCGGCGGCGGCCGCACTGGTGGCGACGGGTCAGCCCGCTGCCGCCGCACCACCGGCGACGGTGGCGGTCGGCCGGGCACCGGTGTCCGGACCGGGCGCGCCGGCGGGGCCGCTGGGGCCGACCGGCACCGCGCAGGCCACGATCCGTCAGGCGTACGCCGCGCAGAAGGCCCGGGCCCGTGGGGTGTGGCACTCGCACATCGCGATGGTCAACTCCGCCGGCACCCTGGAGACAGTCGTGGCGGACGACGTCGACAAGGTGACCCACGGCTACAGCGTGCAGAAGCTCGCGGTCGCGGTGGCGGTGATGGACAAGATCGACCGTGGCGAGCTCCGGCTCGACCAGAAGCTCGACCTCACCGCCGACATCATCCTCGGCGGCACCGGCATCTACTTCCTGCACACCGTCTGGGGTGACGACGTCACGGTCGCCAACTTCCTCACCGCGATGCTGCTCGTCTCGGACAACACCGCCGTCCGGATGTGCGGGCGGGTGGTTCCGGCGCTGGAGATCAACGAGATCCTCGCCGCCAAGGGCTTCACGCACACCCGGGTCGAGCCGGTCGCCAACCCGAACCGGTTCTTCCTCGGCGTCACCACGCCCCGGGAGACCCACGACCTGCTGTGGCGGCTGGCGAACAAGACGATCGTCACGCCGAAGTCGGCCAACTTCCTGCTCGGCATCCTGCGTTGGATCAACGGCTACCACGACGGGGTGCGCCGCAACATGTCGTCGGCCGAGCGCAGCCGGATCGCCACGAAGTACGGCGCGGACTACGACGAGCTGGGCGCGGCCCGGCACGAGGCCGGGATCATGTTCGACGCGGCCGGCGCGCCGACGCTGACGTACGCGATGTTCGCCGACTCCCTGGGCGACCTGGACAACTACGGTGCGACGCATCCGGCGGTGCAGGCGCACGCGGCGCTGGGCCGGGTCATGTTCGACTCGATCGCCACCGTCACCAACCGGACGGCGAAGGCCCGGCACTCGGTCGACCCGTTCCACCCGGTCAGCGGCGGCTGA
- a CDS encoding NYN domain-containing protein, whose amino-acid sequence MDQEDRIALFLDYENLALGARDHLGGLGFDFRPIADALAERGRVVVRRAYADWSFFGEDRRMLTRSHVELIEIPQRMGASRKNAADIKMAVDAVELAFERGYLSTFVICTGDSDFTPLVHKLRELNKRVIGVGVEKSTSALLPPACDEFLYYDRLEGVDIPSTRPRRGRPARPTGPEAPQVEPDQQVEPGPEAAQGVEEPVRDVDTLAELVAQTVAGLQGSSGGEVTASTLKRTLLRKDPTFSESDYGFRAFGELLRHLAEHNVVELTEGPAKGDPGVSLPEHGDREVAFGLLRTVLLDLAGADGPVALSGLKNQLRRARPDFSEKKLGYRSFLQFCKAAATGGAVELRWSPETDDYLLTARPG is encoded by the coding sequence GTGGATCAAGAAGACCGGATTGCCCTCTTCCTCGACTACGAGAACCTGGCGCTGGGCGCCCGGGACCACCTCGGCGGCCTGGGCTTCGACTTCCGACCGATCGCCGACGCGCTGGCCGAGCGCGGCCGGGTGGTGGTCCGCCGGGCGTACGCCGACTGGTCGTTCTTCGGCGAGGACCGCCGGATGCTCACCCGGTCACACGTCGAGCTGATCGAGATCCCGCAGCGGATGGGGGCGAGCCGCAAGAACGCCGCCGACATCAAGATGGCGGTCGACGCGGTGGAACTCGCCTTCGAACGCGGATACCTGTCCACCTTCGTGATCTGCACCGGCGACAGCGACTTCACCCCGCTGGTGCACAAACTCCGCGAACTCAACAAGCGGGTGATCGGCGTCGGCGTGGAGAAGTCCACCTCGGCGCTGCTGCCGCCGGCCTGCGACGAGTTCCTCTACTACGACCGGCTCGAAGGGGTGGACATCCCGTCGACCCGCCCCCGCCGGGGCCGTCCGGCCCGGCCCACCGGCCCGGAGGCGCCGCAGGTCGAGCCGGACCAGCAGGTCGAGCCGGGACCGGAGGCCGCACAGGGGGTCGAGGAGCCGGTACGCGACGTCGACACCCTCGCCGAACTGGTCGCGCAGACCGTGGCGGGGTTGCAGGGCAGCTCGGGCGGGGAGGTCACCGCCTCGACGCTCAAGCGCACCCTGCTGCGCAAGGACCCGACGTTCAGCGAGTCCGACTACGGGTTCCGGGCCTTCGGCGAGCTGCTCCGGCACCTCGCCGAACACAACGTGGTCGAGCTGACCGAGGGCCCGGCCAAGGGCGACCCGGGAGTGTCACTGCCCGAGCACGGCGACCGGGAGGTGGCGTTCGGGCTGCTCCGTACCGTGCTCCTCGACCTGGCCGGCGCGGACGGCCCGGTGGCGCTCTCCGGGCTGAAGAACCAGCTCCGCCGGGCCCGCCCGGACTTCAGCGAGAAGAAGCTCGGCTACCGCAGCTTCCTCCAGTTCTGCAAGGCGGCCGCCACCGGCGGCGCGGTCGAGCTGCGGTGGAGCCCGGAGACCGACGACTACCTGCTCACCGCGCGCCCCGGGTGA